AGTCTGTAAGGTTTCCAATTTAAAGAATGGGAAAAACATCCAGGTGAGGATAAATGATCGCGGGCCATTTGTGAAAAACAGGATCCTTGACTTAAGTTATGCCGCTGCAAAGTCACTTGGATTTGCAGTAGAAGGAACGACAGAAGTTCTTATCGAAGTAATATCATTGCCGGCGGTCGTTCAAAGTTTCGCAGTCCAGGTAGCATCTTTTAAGAATGAAAAGAATGCACTTAATCTCCAGCATTATCTTTCAGAAAAGTACGGCAATGCCTCTGTCGTTAAATATGATAATGGCTCAGATACGTTTTACAGGGTAAGAGTAGGAAGTTTCAAGAATGTTGAAGATGCAGGAAAATTCATTGATCAGGTAAAGATTAAAGATTCAACGCCTTTTATAGTCGCCCGTGACTGACCTTTTTAAAAAAATATGACATCTATAGCTGACAACTATAAGCGGATATTGGAAAAAATCAACGATGCTGCCTTGAGGGCAAAGAGGGATCCGGCAGATGTCATGCTTGTGGCAGTATCTAAAACATTTCCTTTTGAGAAAGTTCTTGAGGCAATTGAGGCAGGTGCGAGGATATTCGGTGAAAACTATATTCAGGAAGCAGTGGATAAGATTGAAACAGTACGTGGAATGTCAGGAGTAATTGAATGGCATTTCATAGGACACTTGCAGACCAACAAGGTGAAATATGCATCCGGCAAGTTTTCCATGATTGAGTCAGTGGATTCGATTAAGCTTTTAAGCGAGATAAACAAAAAGGCGCTGTCGGCAGGCATAACCGAAAAAGTTTTATTTGAAGTTAATGTCTCAGGGGAGGAGAGCAAATTCGGGTTTAGCCCTGAGGCTCTGGAAACAAGCCTTGAAGAGATTTCTGGCTGCAGGAACGTAATACCTCTGGGATTGATGACAATGCCTCCATACAGTTCAAACCAGGAGGACTCACGTAGATATTTTGTACGTCTACATGAGTTGATGGAGCGAATTAACGCAAAGAAAATTCAGGGAATAAACTTTCAGCATCTCTCCATGGGGATGTCGGGTGATTTTGAGGTAGCAATCGAAGAGGGGGCGACGATCATCCGTGTCGGTTCAGCAATCTTCGGCGGGCGGTAAACTCAATTTTTGGTGTTATACTTCGTCAGTGGCCACCTCGCAAATCCTCACATACGAAAAAACCCCATAAATTTCTATGGGGTTAGCGCGCGAATATAATAAGTTATTATCTTTTCAGTCTATCTCTTTCAGTCCGGATGTGATTATCTGATTTCTTTCAACACCCGTTGAAATAAGAGATATGCGGCAGTTGGTAACATCTTCAACGAACTTAAGATATTCCCTGCATGCCTGCGGAAGGTCGCCAAACTCTCTTGCCTCTGATGTCTGCTGCTGCCAACCTTTGAATGTTTTGTAGATGGGTTTGATTTTCCCTGTGATTGATGGATCAAGAGGGAACTCTGAGGTCCTTTCACCATCTATGTCATAGGCAATGCAGATCTTTATCTCTGGGAATGCGTCGAGTACGTCAAGCTTGGTGATAGCGAGAGAATTTACTCCGTTAATCCAAACCGCATATTTTAATACTACGAGGTCAAGCCATCCGCATCTTCTTGCCCGTCCCGTTGTTGATCCGAACTCTGCTCCGACATCACGCAGCATGTTTCCTGTCTCATCAATGAGCTCTGTCGGAAAATATCCCGAGCCAACCCTTGTTGTATAGGCTTTCGCAACACCAAGAACATTGTCTATGTAAGTGGCAGGAACACCGAGACCTGTAAGAACTCCGCCAATGGTCGTGTTGGATGAAGTCACAAAGGGATAAGTGCCGTGATCTATGTCTAGCATTGTGCCCTGAGCTCCTTCGAAGATGATGGAAAGCGATTTTTCGCGGGAGTCCTTTAATATCTTTGTTGTGTTTGCAACGTATTTCTTCATGTTGTCGCGGTAAACGATATATTCGTCGAATATCTTTTCTGCAGATAGCGGTTCCAGTCCATAATACTTCTCAAGTATGAAGTTCTTCTCATCTAAGTTAGCCTTCAGTTTTTCCATGAAAACATGTTCATCTATAAGATCCCACACCCTTATTCCCATCCTGCCGATTTTATCAGTATAAGATGGACCGACACCTTTCATGGTAGTGCCGATCTTGCCGCTTCCTTTTTTCATTTCTTTCTGCTGGTCCAGCAGTTTGTGATAGGGCATGATAAGATGAGCAAGACCGCTTATCTTTAGATTTTCTTCTACGGGAATTCCCCCCTCTGCGAGCATCTTTATTTCTTTTTCCATTATCTGCGGATCGATTACTACGCCATTCCCGATGATGCACATCTTGTCAGAATGGAGTATCCCTGAGGGGAGAAGATGGAAAACGAACTTTTTTGTTCCCAATACTACAGTGTGTCCTGCATTCGGACCACCCTGATATCTGCAGATTATGTCAGTCCGTTCACTTAGGAGGTCAACAACTTTGCCTTTTCCTTCGTCACCCCACTGGGTGCCTATTACAAGAGTGTTATGCATGGCTTACCCCGTAGGTTATAGTTTAACAACTGTGGCACTGAGAATGTTTGGAAGTTTCTCTATTTTTTCAACGATGTCCTTGGGAATGTCGTTGTCAACATTAACTATTGATAATGCTTTTTCCCTTGGAGCGCTTCTTCCTAATATCATTCCGGCGATATTGATCCCGGCATCACCCATTATTGTACCTATCTTTCCTATGACACCTGGTGTGTCGTAGTTTGAAAAGATAAGCATTGTCCCTGAAGCGGGTGCTTCAAGGTAATAGGAGTCAATTTTTACAATGCGCGGTATTTTCCCGTTAAAAATGGAACCTCCTACCGCATATTCCTTTTTATCTGTTTTGAGCTTAACAGTAATGAGGTTTGAGAAGTCATCAGAATGGCTGAGTGTGCTTGTAACTATCTTTATGCCTCTTTCTTTTGCAAGAAGCAGGGAATTTACAGGATTAGCACTCTCATGTATTGGTTTTAAAACCCCCTGTACGATGCTTGCTGTCACAGGGTTAGTGTTTATCTCTGTCACATCCCCGCTGTATTCAACCGTGACCTCCTCGAACCTGCCGGTTGACAACTGCGATGCCATCAAGCCGATCTTTTCTCCAAGGTCGATGAATACATTAGTCTTTGCCGCGAACTGCGGCTCGATTGACGGGAAGTTAACTGCATTCCTTATGGTCCCGCTTACAAGGTAATCAACTATCTGGTGTGCTATGTCGAGTGCAACATTGGTCTGCGCTTCGACAGTTGACGCACCAAGGTGAGGTGTGCAGATTACTTTCGGATGATTTACGATGTTCCAGTCTGCAGGCGGTTCCTTTTCGAAAACATCAAAGGCAGCTCCCGCGACTATTCCTTCATTGATTGCATTAAGGAGGGCTGCCTCATCAACTATTCCGCCGCGGGCACAGTTAATTATGCGAACTCCTTTTTTTACCTTCTTAAGAGATTCTTTTCCTATGATATGTTTTGTAGCCTCTGTAAGCGGTGTGTGGATTGTTATGAAATCAGCTTCTTTCAATAGTTCATCAACGCTTACAAGCCTGACATTAAGTTTCTTGGCTGATTCCTCTGAGAGGTAAGGGTCGTAAACGACAACCCTCATTTCAAGGCCGTTTGCC
The sequence above is drawn from the Candidatus Schekmanbacteria bacterium genome and encodes:
- a CDS encoding septal ring lytic transglycosylase RlpA family protein, with product MKNFTSENIRIHNKFIFFFLIPLFFNISSCSFSSGSKIEIKQGEYKERGISSWYGVPYHGRKTASGEVYDMYGISAAHRTLPLGTVCKVSNLKNGKNIQVRINDRGPFVKNRILDLSYAAAKSLGFAVEGTTEVLIEVISLPAVVQSFAVQVASFKNEKNALNLQHYLSEKYGNASVVKYDNGSDTFYRVRVGSFKNVEDAGKFIDQVKIKDSTPFIVARD
- a CDS encoding YggS family pyridoxal phosphate-dependent enzyme translates to MTSIADNYKRILEKINDAALRAKRDPADVMLVAVSKTFPFEKVLEAIEAGARIFGENYIQEAVDKIETVRGMSGVIEWHFIGHLQTNKVKYASGKFSMIESVDSIKLLSEINKKALSAGITEKVLFEVNVSGEESKFGFSPEALETSLEEISGCRNVIPLGLMTMPPYSSNQEDSRRYFVRLHELMERINAKKIQGINFQHLSMGMSGDFEVAIEEGATIIRVGSAIFGGR
- a CDS encoding adenylosuccinate synthase, with amino-acid sequence MHNTLVIGTQWGDEGKGKVVDLLSERTDIICRYQGGPNAGHTVVLGTKKFVFHLLPSGILHSDKMCIIGNGVVIDPQIMEKEIKMLAEGGIPVEENLKISGLAHLIMPYHKLLDQQKEMKKGSGKIGTTMKGVGPSYTDKIGRMGIRVWDLIDEHVFMEKLKANLDEKNFILEKYYGLEPLSAEKIFDEYIVYRDNMKKYVANTTKILKDSREKSLSIIFEGAQGTMLDIDHGTYPFVTSSNTTIGGVLTGLGVPATYIDNVLGVAKAYTTRVGSGYFPTELIDETGNMLRDVGAEFGSTTGRARRCGWLDLVVLKYAVWINGVNSLAITKLDVLDAFPEIKICIAYDIDGERTSEFPLDPSITGKIKPIYKTFKGWQQQTSEAREFGDLPQACREYLKFVEDVTNCRISLISTGVERNQIITSGLKEID
- a CDS encoding phosphoglycerate dehydrogenase — its product is MKVLISDKISKEALEIFNAAKGVEVVFDPEISPENLIKEIGKYSALAIRSRTRVTKEVIEKADNLKVIGRAGIGVDNVDIEAATSKGILVMNTPGGNTVTTAEHALSMMMSLARDIPAACQSMKEGKWEKSKFMGVELYNKTLGIIGMGRIGSIVASRANGLEMRVVVYDPYLSEESAKKLNVRLVSVDELLKEADFITIHTPLTEATKHIIGKESLKKVKKGVRIINCARGGIVDEAALLNAINEGIVAGAAFDVFEKEPPADWNIVNHPKVICTPHLGASTVEAQTNVALDIAHQIVDYLVSGTIRNAVNFPSIEPQFAAKTNVFIDLGEKIGLMASQLSTGRFEEVTVEYSGDVTEINTNPVTASIVQGVLKPIHESANPVNSLLLAKERGIKIVTSTLSHSDDFSNLITVKLKTDKKEYAVGGSIFNGKIPRIVKIDSYYLEAPASGTMLIFSNYDTPGVIGKIGTIMGDAGINIAGMILGRSAPREKALSIVNVDNDIPKDIVEKIEKLPNILSATVVKL